The Micromonospora siamensis genome contains the following window.
ACGGCCGCCGGGATGCCGACGAAGATCAGCAACGTCTCGGTAACAGACAATCCCAACGCCCCCAGGCGGAAGAGAGACCAGGAATTTTCCGGGTCGGATGGACGATCATGACATCGGCCGCCCGACTCCGCTTGTATTCACGTTAGCGGAGTCGACCGCCCGCCAGATTGCGGGGTGGTGATCCCATCCGTCACTCGCGTGCTCGATCTGCGCGGCGACACCGAGCAGTTCGGCGTCCCCGCCGTACCGGCCGGTGAGCAGCACCCCCACCGGCAGGCCCTCGGCGGTGCGGCCGACGGGCAGGGAGACGGACGGTTGTCCTGTCAGGTTGAACACGGCGCAGTACGGCGAGAACTTCCGCTGCCGGTCGAAATCCTCCGCCGGGTCGACCTCGGTGAACCAGCCGACCGGCGCCTGCGGCGCGGCGAGGGTCGGGCAGAGCAGCAGGTCACAGCCGGCGGTGCGGCGGGCGCCGAGGCGTACCTGGCTCTGCAGCTCACCGAGGGCGGACATCAGGGCGCCCGCGCCGATCGCGGCGCCCCGGGCACGGAGGAAGCGGGTCAGCGGCAGCAGGTCCCGCTCGCGCTCGGGCGGCACCGGGGCGAGCGCGAGGACGTACCAGACGGTCTCGAAGAGCGGCCAGACCGCCGGCCCGACCGGCGGGTCCACCTCCACCACCTCGTGACCGGCGGCGGTGAGCAGCGCGGCGGCCCGGTCCACGGCGGCGACGCAGTCCGGGTGGACGGGCGTGTCGGCGAGCATCGGCGCGGTGAACCGGCCGATCCGCAGCGGGCCCGGCGCGGCGGCCCGCACCGCGCCCAGGTGACCGCCGGCCGGCACCGCCGGCGGCAGGTAGGGCTCGCCGGGCACCGGCTGGGCCAGCACGTCGAGCAGCGCGGCCACGTCGGCGACGGTCCGGCCGATCGGCCCGTTGGTGGGCAGGCCGAAGGCGCCGAAGCCGAGCGGCCCGCCGGAGACCAGGCCGCGGCTGGGCTTGTGGCCGACCAGGCCGCACAGGGCCGCCGGGATGCGCAGCGAGCCGCCGCCGTCGGAGCCCTGGGCCACCGGCACCAGGCCCGCGGCGACCGCGGCGGCCGCGCCTCCGCTGGACCCACCCGCGGTGTACGCCAGGTGCCACGGATTACGGGCCGGTGGCGCCACCCGCCCCTCGGAGTAGAGCGAGCAGCCCAGCTCCGACGTGCTGGTCTTGCCGAGGCTGACCAGTCCGGCGGCGGTCATGAAGCGGACCACGTCGGCGTCGACCGGCGGTACGAAGTCGGCGAAGGCGGCCGAGCCGAAGGTGGTGCGTACCCCGGCGGTGAGGGTCAGGTCCTTGATCGCGGTCGGTACGCCGTGCAGCGGTCCCCGTCGCTCGGCGGGGGTGGCGTCGGCGGCGCGGGCGGCGGCGCGGGCGCGGTCCGGGGTGACGGTGACGAAGGCGCCGACGGTGTCGGCGAGCGCGTCGACCCGGCGCAGGTGGTGATCGACCAGCTCTGCGCTGGACAGCTCCCCGCGGGCGATCGCGGCGGCCTGCTCCAGCGCGGTCAGGTCGTGCGGCTCGGCCATCCCCCCATCCTGCCCGCTCGAACCGGACGCAGCCGGTCCGACACAGCCTCGACCCATCAGGTCAGAGTGCCTGCCGGGGAGACCCATTCGCTGTGCGGCCCACCGACGTCGCTGATCAGATCGAAGTCGCGGTCGTAGTGCAGGACCATCGCCGAGTACTCCGCAGCCGTGGCAGCGACCAGGACGTCGACCGGACTCGCGGCGCGGTGGTGGCCTCTGGCAGTCAGCGCCAGTTGCAGATCCCGCGCCCTGGTCGCCACGGCCGGAGTGATAGGAAGGTCGATCATCAGCTCCGCGCGGCGGGTGCGCACGGTCATGGCTTCCCTGAAGTCGCGGGCACTTCGCCCACTCTCGAGATCAAGCGGCACGCAGGTCGCCGCGAGCCGTTCCTCGATGACTGCCATGATCCGTTTGGCGACGGTCGGCTGGCGGAGGCGGCCCCAGGCCGAAGTGTCGATGAGGTAGAGCCCGGCCGGCAGGATCACGCGGCGTCCTGCTCGCCGCGCGGCGTCTTGTCGTCCTCGAGCAGGCCGGTCCAGTCCTGCTCGCTGGAGATCGCAATCAGCTCCCGGATGGCCTCCATCCGCTCACTTCGCTCGGCCACCAGCCGGAGGGCAGCATGGATCGTGTCCTTCTTGCTCTTGGTGCCCAGCTCGCGGCGGGCACGCTCGAGCAGCTCGTCATCAAGATCGATCACAGTCTTCACGAGCCGAATATACATCGACCAAAGGCCCTTATATACCCGACTCGCCGAGGAAGCGCAGGGCGTTGCCGCCGAGCAGCGCGGCGCGCTGGTCGGCGGTGAGGAAGTCGGAGCGGTGCACCACGTCGCCGACCGGCCGCTCCCCCAGCGGGTACGGGTAGTCGCTGCCCACCAGCACCCGGTCGGCGCCCATGGTGTCCACCAGCAGCCGCAGCGCGGCCGGGGTGAAGACCACCGAGTCGACGCTGAACCGGTCGACGTACGAGCTGGGTGGGGCGCTGGACGCGCCGCGTACCAGGTCGCCGCGGCGGTGCCAGGCGTTGTCGGCGCGGCCCAGCCAGAACGGGAAGCTGCCGCCGCCGTGCGCGAAGCAGATCCGCAGCGTGTCGGGGACCTTGTCGAAGACCCCGCCGAGGATCAGGGCCAGCACCGACAGGTGGGTCTCGGCGGGCATCCCGGTCAGCCAGCGGGCCATCCAGCGGTCCAGCCGGGGACCGCCCGGCATGTCCCAGGGGTGCACGAAGACCGGCGCCCCCACCCGGGCGCAGTGGGTCAGGAACTCCACGATGCCGCCGTCGTCCAGGTCGCGGTCGCCGACGTGGTTGCCGATCTCCACCCCGGCGTGCCCGGCGGCCAGACAGCGGTCCAGCTCGGCGCAGGCCAGGTCGGCGTCCTGCAACGGCACCTGGCAGAACGGCACCAGCCGGTCGCCGCCGCCGGCGGTGACCTCCAGGGTGAGGTCGTTGAAGATGCGGGCCACCTTCACCGCCTGGTCGGCCGGGCGGTCGTAGGAGAAGAAGACCGGGGTCGGCGAGACCACCTGCACGTCCACGCCGTCGGCGGCCATGTCGGCGAGCCGGGTGCCGGCGTCCCAGCACTCGGCGCCGACCGGCCGGAACTCCGCCTCCCCCACCATGATCATCGCGGCGCGTTCGGAGTCCAACCGCAGCCACGGCCAGCCGGCCCCGCCGCAGGCCGCGGCGAGGTCCGGCCATCCCCTGGGTACGACGTGCGTGTGCACGTCCACCACCGGACCCGTCATCAGCCCTTGCCCGGGTGCAGCGTGCCGCAGTTGCCGCAGGTGCGGGCCTTGTCGTCGGCGTAGAAGTCGGCGAAGACCGGCGGCAGGTCGGCGGCGATGTCCCGCACCTGGAGTTCCACCTCGTGCACCTTGTGGTGGCACCGCGGGCAGTACCACTGGAACTTCTCCAGGGTGCCCTCCTCGCGGACCCGTTCGATCACCATGCCGATCGAGCCGGCCTCCGGCCGCTGCGGGGAGTGCGGGGTGTTGCGCGGCAGCATCCACATCTGCCCCTCGCGCACGTGCACCGTACGCGGACCGTCGGGCAGCATCAGGTTGACGTGCATGTTGCCCTTGACCTGGTAGAAGAACTCCTCGTACGGGTCGACGTGGAAGTCGGTGCGCTGGTTCGGGCCGCCCACCACCATGACGATGAAGTCGTCGCTGCCGGGGAGCATCTCCTTGTTGCCCACCGGCGGCTTCAACAGGTGCTGGTTCTCGGCGATCCAGCCCGGAAAGCTGAACGGCTCGGCGATCTCACTCATGACGGACCTCCCGACGGCATCAGGGCGACGGCCTGCATCTCGATCAGCAGGTGCGGGTGCGGCAACTGGTGCACCGCCACCGTGGTCCGGGTCGGCCCGGCCACGTCGAAGAACTCCCCCCACACCTCGTTGTAACCCCCGAAGTCGTTCATGTTGACCAGGTAACTGGTGACCTGAACCAGGTCACCCAGGTCGGCGCCGACCGAACGCAGCAGATCGCGGATGTTCTCCACCACCGCCCGGGTCTGCGCCCGGATGTCGAGGTCCGTGGTGCCGAACTCGTCCACCGACACCCCCGCGAACGTGTTGTCGGGCCGCCGCGACGACGTACCGGAGACGAAGACGAAGCCCCCCGCGACCTTGACGTGCGGAAACGCCCCCCGCGGCACCGCCTTCCCGGCCACCACCCTGCTGTCAGCCATGCCCAGCACCCCCCACCGACGCGTGGACGCCAGCCACGACAGGGGTTCCGGGCAGCCCCACCCACTCACTCACGACGAAGCCTTCAAGGAACAGCTGCCGAGCTTCTCGACCACGGCACGAACATGGGAACCGGGACGCAGCGGCACCGCGGCCGTCGCCGCGCCGGCCAGGAAGAGCCAACCCGACCGCAGCCGCACCCCGTGCCGCCCCGCCAGCCGGATCCCCTCGTCCAGCGCCCGGCGCGGGTCGCCGAGGATCGCCGCCGTCGACCCGACCTGGGCCACCCGCCCGTCGACCTCCAGCAGCACGCCGAGGTTGTCCAACCCGTCCGGCACCGGCGACCACGGTCCGACCACGAACGCCGCCGCCGAGGTGTTGTCGGCCACGACGTCCGGCAGGGAGAAGGTGAAGTTCGCGTACCGGGAGTCGATCAGCTCGATCGCCGGGGCGACCGCGCGGACCGCGTCGGTGAACGCGCCGAGCGGTTCGCCGGGCTCGGGGAGCCGGTCCAGCAGGAACGCCACCTCCGGCTCGACCCGGGGGTGGATGAAGTCGCCGTGCTCGACGGTGCCGCCGTCGGGGACCCGCATCGAGTCGGTGAGCCGGCCCCAGATCACCTCGTCGACGCCGACCTGAGCCATCTTGGCCTTGCTGGTCAGCCCCATCTTCAGCCCGACCAGCCGCTCACCCCGGTCGAGGCGGCGCTGCACCAGGGCGGTCTGCACCGCGTACGCGGCGTCGACGTCGAGGCCGGTCTCGGCGGCGAGCTGCGGAATGGCGGTGGCGCCGTCGGCCGCCGCGCCCAGCTTCTCGGCGATCCCCGCGACGTCCGGCCCGATCATGAGTTCTCCTTACCGGCGAGGTCGAGTGCCACGTCCACGATCATGTCCTCCTGGCCGCCGACCATCCGGCGTCGGCCCAGCTCGACCAGGATCGACCGGACGTCCACGCCGTAGCGCGCCGACGCCCGTTCGGCGTGCCGGAGGAAGCTCGAGTAGACGCCCGCGTACCCGAGGGAGAGGGTCTCCCGGTCGACCTGGACCGGCCGGTCCTGGAGTGGCCGGACGACGTCGTCGGCGGCGTCCATCAGCGCGAACACGTCGCAGCCGTGCTTCCAGCCGTGCAGTTCCGCGACCGCCACGAAGACCTCCAGCGGGGCGTTGCCGGCGCCCGCGCCCATGCCGGCCAGCGAGGCGTCCACCCGGACGGTCCGGCCGTGCGGCGCGTCCGCGCCGGCCGGACCGGAGCCGAGGACGCGGCCGTGCTCGACCGCGAGCACGCTGTTCGCCACCCCGAGCGACAGGTTGTGGTGGGCGTGGATGCCGATCTGCGTCTCCGGTTCCAACACCTGCCGGTACGCGTCGACCCGCGCCGCCACGTCGGACATCAGCAGGCGGCCCCCGGAGTCGGTGACGTAGACGCAGTGCGCCCCGTACGACTCCATCAGCTTGGCCTGGGCGGCCAGCCCTGCCGGATCATTCATGTGCGACATCATCAGGAACCCGGAGACGTCCATGCCGTTCTCGCGGGCCCAGGAGATGTGCTGGGCGGAGATGTCCGCCTCGGTGCAGTGGGTGGCGATCCGGACGCTGGTCACCCCGAGCGCCTTCGCCGCCCTCAGGTCGGCGATGGTGCCGATGCCGGGCAGCAGCAGGGTGGTGAGCTTCGCGCTGGTCAGCACCTCGGCGGCGGCGGCGATCCAGTCGGCGTCGGCGGCGGCGCCGTGGCCGTAGTTGACGCTGGAGCCGGCGAGGCCGTCGCCGTGCGCCACCTCGATGGCGGCCACCCCGGCCGCGTCCAGCGCGGCGGCGATGGTCCGCACCTGGTCGACGGTGTAGCGGTGGGCGATGGCGTGCATGCCGTCGCGCAGCGTCACGTCCTGGATGTATAGATCGGTCATCGGGCGGCCACCTCTCGAAGCGCGACCAGGCGCTCGGCGGTGCGCAGCGCGGCCGAGGTCATGATGTCCAGGTTCCCGGCGTACGCGGGCAGGTAGTGCCCGGCGCCGGAGACCTCCAGGAAGACCGAGACCTGGAGTCCGGTGAAGTGCCGCCCCAGCACCGGCGCGTACGTGTCGACCCGGTCGAACTGCACGTCCTGTTTGAGCCGGTAGCCCGGGACGTACTCCTGGACGGTCTTCACCATGTCCGCCACCGAGGCGGCGATCGCCTCCCGGTCGGCGTCGGCGTCCGGGCAGAGGCAGTAGACGGTGTCGCGCATCAGCAGCGGCGGGTCGGCCGGGTTCAGCACGATGATCGCCTTGCCGCGTTCCGCGCCACCGACCACCTCGATGGCCCGGGCCGTCGTCTCGGTGAACTCGTCGATGTTGGCCCGGGTGCCCGGGCCCGCCGACTTCGAGGCGATCGAGGCGACGATCTCCCCGTACGCGACCGGGGTGACCCGGCCGACGGCGTGCACGATCGGCACGGTGGCCTGCCCGCCGCAGGTCACCATGTTGACGTTCGGTTCGTGCAGGTGCTCGTCCAGGTTGACCGGGGGCACCACGTACGGGCCGATGGCCGCCGGGGTCAGGTCGACAACGGTCCGGCCGTGCGCCCGCAGTACCTCGTCGTGCCGCCGGTGGGCGCCGGCCGAGGTGGCGTCGAAGACCAGTTCGACGTCGGCGAACTCGGGCATCGCCACGAGGCCGTCGACGCCCTCGGCGGTGGTGGCCACGCCGAGCCGCCGGGCCCGGGCGAGGCCGTCGGAGTCCGGGTCGATGCCGGCCATCGCCACCATCCGCAGGCTGCCACTCAGCCGCAGCACCTTGATCATCAGGTCGGTGCCGATGTTGCCCGAACCCAGCACCGCCACGCCGACAGTCATGATGCCTCCCGGGAGAAACAGGTCCGGACCGAGCCCAGCCCGGAGATCCGGGCCTCGTACGCGGCGCCGGGCGTCACCGGCACCATCGGGCCGAGCGCCCCGGAGAGCACCACGTCCCCGGCGCGCAGCGGGTCACCGGCGCGGGCCATGGTCCCGGCCAGCCAGGCCAGGGCGTGCAGCGGGTTGCCCAGGCAGGCCGCCCCCGCGCCGACCGACACCGGCTCCCCGGCGTGTTCCAGAACCATCCCGCACAACCGCAGGTCCACGTCGGCGAGCCGGCGCGGCGTGGTGCCGAGCACGAAGAGCCCGCTGGAGGCGTTGTCCGCCACGGTGTCCACGATGGAGATGTCCCAGCCGGCGATCCGCGAGTCGACGATCTCGATGGCCGGCAGCACGTGGTCCACCGCCCGGACCAGGTCGACGGTGGTGGCCCGCTCGTCGGTCAGGCCCGCGCCGAGCACGAAGGCGATCTCCGCCTCCACCCGGGGCTGGAGCAGCCGGTCGACCGGCACCTCCACGCCGTCGCCGACCGCCATCACGTCGGTCAGCACCCCGAAGTCGGGCTGGAAGACCCCGAAGGCCTCCTGCACCGAGCGGGAGGTCAGCCCGATCTTCGCGCCCACCCGGCGCTCCCCCCGGTCCGACCAGGCCCGGGCCTGGCGCCGCTGCACCCGGTACGCGGACTCGACGTCCCCCTCGGGCAGCAGCCGCCCGCGCAGCGGTGGGCAGGGCTTGCCGCTCTCCCGGGCCTCGGTGAGTTCCCGGGACGCGGCTTCGATGTCGACAGTCGTCATGAGAGGTCCACGCAGACGTTGGTGAGTTCGGAGTAGAAGTCGAGCGAGTGCACGCCACCCTCCCGGCCGATCCCGGACGCCTTCACCCCGCCGAACGGGGTACGCAGGTCGCGCAGGAACCAGGTGTTCACCCAGACGATGCCGGCGTCCAGCCGGACCCCGGCCCGGTGCGCCCGGCCCACGTCCCGGGTCCAGACGGTCGCCGCGAGGCCGTACTCGGTGCCGTTGGCCAGCGCGTACGCCTCATCCTCGTCGTCGAAGGGCGCGACGTGCACGACCGGGCCGAAGATCTCCTCGGTGTTGGTCCGGGCGTCCGGGCCCAGCCCGGTCAGCACGGTCGGCTGCACGTACGCGCCGCCGTCGCGGGCGTCGCCGAAGCGTGGCACCCCGCCCCCGGCGACCACCTCGGCGCCCTCGACGCGGGCCAGCTCGTAGTGGCCGAGCACCTTGTCCCGGTGCCCGTGCGAGATGAGCGGCATGTTCGCCGTGGCCTCGTCGGCCGGCCAACCGTACGCCAGCTCGCCGGCCCGCTTCGCCAGCCGCGCGGTGAACTCCTCGAAGACCGGCCGCTGCACGTAGATCCGCTCGGTGCAGAGGCAGACCTGGCCGCCGTTGGTGAAGCTGGACCGGACCGAGCCGGCGACCGCCGCGTCCAGGTCGGCGTCGGCGAAGACCAGGCCCGCGTTCTTGCCGCCCAGCTCGAAGCTCACCGCCTTCACCCCGTCGGCGGCGGCGCGCATGATGGCGCTGCCGGTGGCCGACTCGCCGGTGAAGGTGATCGCGTCGACGCCGGGGTGTCGGGTGAGGAACTCCCCGGCCGAGTCCGGGCCGAAGCCGTGCACCAGGTTGAACACCCCGTCGGGTACGCCCGCGGCGGCCATCACCTCGGCGAGCAGGGTGGCCGACGCCGGGGTCTCCTCGCTGGGCTTCACCACGACCGCGTTGCCGCAGGCCAGCGCCGGGGCGACCTTCCAGGTGAGCAGCAGCAGCGGCAGGTTCCACGGCACGACGACCGCGACCACGCCGACCGGCTTGCGGACCGCGTAGTTCAGCGCCCGGCCGCCGGTCGGGGTGACCGTGGTGAACGACTCGGTCGGCGCGGTCGCCACGATCTCGGCGAACGCCCGGAAGTTGGCCGCGCCGCGCGGGACGTCGAGCGTACGGGCCTGGGAGATCGACTTGCCGGTGTCGGCGACCTCGGCGGCGACCAGGTCGTCGAAGCGGCGTTCCAGCTCGTCGGCGACCCGGCGCAGCACCTCGGCCCGCTCCCGCTCCCCCATCCGGCCCCACGGGCCGCGCAACGCCGCCCGGGCCGCGGCGACCGCGTCGTCCACCGTGGCGGCGTCCGCCTCGGCGACCTCGAAGACCGGCTCGCCGGTGACCGGGCTGCGCTTGGTGAACGGTCGGCCCGCGTCGACGAACTCGCCGCCGACGAAGTTGCGCAGCAGGCCCGGCCCGTCCGGCGCGGTGCCGGCCATCAGCCGCGGATCCCAGCGGGTCATCCTCGCCTCCCTCGGCGGATCAGGGCGCCGGCCGCGCCGGCCAGCAGCGCCACGACGCCGGCTGCGGCCACCCCGACCGCCTGGTGCTGTCGCCGCACCCGGCGGCGCACCTCGGCGTACGGGGTGGTCGAGAAGGACACCAGCTCGTAGCGGGAAACGTACCGGCCGGGCAGCGCCCGTTCCAGAGTGTGTTCGATCCGCTTGCCGGTGCGGAACACCGGCGAGGCGACCTTGTCCCGCATCTCCACGAAGTTCGCCAACGCCATCCGGGCGATCGCCTCCGCGTTGTCCTGCCGTCGCCGCTGGTAGCGGGGCAGCGCCGCGGACCACTCGTCGCCGCACTCGTCGAGGCAGCGGTCCAGCTCCACCACGTCCTCGAAGGCGCAGTTCGCGCCCTGGCCGTAGAACGGCACGATGGCGTGCGCGGCGTCGCCGACCAGCGCCACCCGCCCGTCGACCTGCCACGGCGTGCAGCGGACCGTGCCGAGCACCCCGACCGGGTTGTGCTGGTAATCGTCGACCAGGTTCGGGGCGAGCGGGACGAGGTCCGGGTAGTGCTCGGCGAAGTGCCGCTCGATGGCGGCCGGGCTGCCGAGCGAGGCGAAGCTGGCGGTGCCGTGGGTCGGCCAGAACAAGGTGCAGGTGAACGACCGGTCCGGGTTGGGCAGCGCGATCATCATCGAGGTGCCGCGCGGCCAGATGTGCAGGGCGCCCGGGTCCAGGGCGAACTCGCCGCCGATCGGTGGGATGGTGAGTTCCTTGTAGCCGTAGTCGAGGAAGTCCAGGCTCTCGGTGAGCACGCCGTACCCGAGGAGCTGCCCGCGCACGGCGGAGCCGGCGCCGTCGGCGCCCAGCACCACGGACGCGGCGGCGGTGACCTTGCCCTGCGGGGTCTCGAACGTGAGGTCGCCGCTGGTCGGGTCCAGGCCGACCAGCCGGTGGTCGAACGCGATCCGTACGCCGGGCAGCGCGGCGGCGGCGTCGAGCAGCGCGTTGTTCAGCGCGCCCCGGCTGATCGAGTTGATCGCCCGGTCACCGGAGACGCTGTACGACTGGAACTCCTGGCCACCGGAGACCGGGTGGATCATCCGGCCGCGCATCGGCAGGGCGTCGGCCAGCACCCGGTCGGCGAGCCCGATCCGGCGCAGCGCGTCCAGGCCCCGCTCGGAGAGCGCCAGGTTGATCGAGCGGCCCCGCTCGACCCGGCCGGTACGCGGGTCGGGCCGCCGCTCGTAGAGGGCCACCGGGTAGCCGCGCCGGGCCAGGAAGCACGCCAGCAGGCAGCCGGCCAGCCCGGCCCCGACGACGGCCACCTCGTCCCGTTCCGTCATGGCTTCGCCTCCACGGTCGCGGCCAGCGCGTCGGCGACCCGCCAGCAGTCGTGGTACGTCGAGTAGAGCGGCACCGGCGCGAACCGGACGATGTCCGGTTCCCGGGCGTCGGCGATCACCCCGTGCTCGTGCCGCAGCCGTTTGGTCAGCTCACCGGCGTTGCCGGAGCCGACGCGGACGGAGAGCTGGCAGCCGCGTCGGGCCGGGTCGCGCGGGGTGACCACGGTCAGCGGCCGGTCGGCGGTCACCTCGTCGAGCAGCGACTCCAGCCAGCCGGTGAGCCGCAGGCTGCGTTCGCGCAGCGCCGCCATGCCGACGGTGTCGAAGAGCTCCAGCGAGGTGCGGACCGGGCCCATCGCGAAGATCGGCGGATTGGAGATCTGCCAGGCCTCCACGGTGGCCGGTGGCCGGGAGGTCGGGGTCATCTCGAACCGGGTGGCCGCCTCGGTGCTCCACCAGCCCTCGAACCGGGTCAGGTCGGCCCGGCCCAGGTGCCGCTCGTGGACGAAGACGCCCGCGAGGGCACCCGGACCCGAGTTCAGGTACTTGTAGGAGCACCAGGCGGCGAAGTCGACGTCCCAGTCGTGCAGGGCGAGCGGCACGTTGCCGACCGCGTGCGCCAGGTCCCAGCCGACCACCGCGCCGGCGGCCCGGCCGGCAGCGGTGATCGCCGGGATGTCGAGCAGCTCGCCGGTGAGGTAGTTGACCCCGCCGAGCAGCACCAGCGCGACGGTGTCGCCCTCGGTGGCGAGCAGGTCGACGACGTCGGACGTGCGCAGGGTGTCCTCGCCGGCGCGGGGCTTCAGCCGGAGCACCGTGTCGTCCGGGTCCAGGCCGTGGAAACGGGCCTGGCTGCGTACCGCGTAGCTGTCCGAGGGAAAGGCGCTGTCCTCGATGACGATCCGGGTACGCCGCCCCGCCGGCCGGTAGAAGCTCACCATCAGCAGGTGCAGGTTGACGGTGAGGGAGTTCATCACCACGGTCTCCGTCGGCAGCGCGCCGACCAGTCGGGCGGCCGGCCCGGTCAACAGCTCGTGGTACGGCAGCCAGGGCCGCTCGGCCTCCAGGTGCCCCTCGACACCGAGCCGCCGCCAGGCGTCCAGGTCGGCGAGGAGTTCGTCCCGGGTGGCCCGGGGCGGCAGGCCGAGCGAGTTGCCGGCCAGGTACGCGACCTCCGGGTAGCACCCGCCCTCGGCCGGCGGCACGTGGAACAGGTGCCGGTGCCCGGGGTCCTCGGCGTCGCGGCGGTGGGCTTCCTTCTCCATGTCGTGCATGTCCCGCTCCCCGGTCACATCGCCGTCCGGGCCGACCACAGCTCCGGGAAGACCACCCGGGCCATGCTCCGCTGCAACCAGGCCAGCCCGGCCGAGCCGCCGCTGCCCACCTTCGCGCCCATCGCCCGCTGGACCGCCTTGAGGTGGTGCCAGCGCCAGTCGCCGAACCGCTCGGCGACCTCGGTCAGCGCCTCCCCGAGCAGCCGGAGGTGGTTCTCCGGGGTGCCGTCGGCGTAGATCCGCACCCAGGCCGTCTCGACCGACGGGTGCGCCTCGTGCTCGACGGTCAGGTCCCGGGCGAGCAGTTCGGCGGGGACGTCGAAGCCGCGGCGGGCCAGCAGCGTCACCACGTCGTCCCAGAGGCTCGGCGCGGCCAGGGCGGCGGTCAGCTCCGCGTACACCTCGGTCTGCCGGCGGAACGGGCGGATCAGCGCCGGGTCGCGGAGGCCGAGCAGGAACTCCAGCTGCCGGTACATCGCCGACTGGAAGCCGGAGCCCTCGCCGAGCTGGTTGCGGAACCGGTTGAAGTCCGCCGGCGTCATCCAGCGCAGCCCCTGCCAGGCGGCGTTCAACCCCTCCAGGTGCAGCGCCGCCCGGCGCAGCGGGGGCAGCGCGTCCCAGACCCGGTTGGCGCGCAGCTCGCGCTGGGCGTGGCGCAGCTCGTGGCAGGTCAGCGAGAAGTACAGCTCCATGATCTGGCTGACCATCAGGAAGGACATCTCGCCCGGGTCGTCGGTGATCGGCTGCTGCAACCGGTGCAGCGTGCTCGCCCGCACGTACGCGTCGTAGGGCACCCGTTCGGCGAATTCCAGGGTCGGCTCACCGCCGTTGCGGGCCGCCCGCGCGGCGCGCTGCCGCGCGGTGAGCGGGCGCACGGCGGGGGTCGCCGCGGGCGCCAGCAGGTCCGACTGTTCCACCGTCGTTCTCCCTCCGTGGGCGGGGTAGCGTCATGATTCCGCAGGTGGATCGGTCGGGGGAATGCCGGATCGACGGCGCTGAGCCGGCCTGACCTGCCGAACCGAAAGCCGTACGGGCCTCGGGTTTCACGACGGAAGGTGGAGCGGTGGACGACATGGACTGGGCGCTGCTGCGCGAGCTGCAGGCCGACGCGCGGCTGTCGTTCAGCGAGTTGTCCCGCCGGGTGCACCTCTCCCCACCGGCGGTGGCGGAGCGGGTCCGCCGGCTGGAGGAGTCCGGGGTGATCACCGGCTACCACGCCCACGTCGACCTGGCCCGGGCCGGCCGGGCGGTGGTCGCGCTGATCCGGATGTCCTGTTACGGCTCCCGGTGCATCCTCAACGACCCCGAGGTCGCCGGCTGGGCGGAGATCATGGAGATCCAC
Protein-coding sequences here:
- the kynU gene encoding kynureninase, which encodes MHDMEKEAHRRDAEDPGHRHLFHVPPAEGGCYPEVAYLAGNSLGLPPRATRDELLADLDAWRRLGVEGHLEAERPWLPYHELLTGPAARLVGALPTETVVMNSLTVNLHLLMVSFYRPAGRRTRIVIEDSAFPSDSYAVRSQARFHGLDPDDTVLRLKPRAGEDTLRTSDVVDLLATEGDTVALVLLGGVNYLTGELLDIPAITAAGRAAGAVVGWDLAHAVGNVPLALHDWDVDFAAWCSYKYLNSGPGALAGVFVHERHLGRADLTRFEGWWSTEAATRFEMTPTSRPPATVEAWQISNPPIFAMGPVRTSLELFDTVGMAALRERSLRLTGWLESLLDEVTADRPLTVVTPRDPARRGCQLSVRVGSGNAGELTKRLRHEHGVIADAREPDIVRFAPVPLYSTYHDCWRVADALAATVEAKP
- a CDS encoding 2-keto-4-pentenoate hydratase; this translates as MTTVDIEAASRELTEARESGKPCPPLRGRLLPEGDVESAYRVQRRQARAWSDRGERRVGAKIGLTSRSVQEAFGVFQPDFGVLTDVMAVGDGVEVPVDRLLQPRVEAEIAFVLGAGLTDERATTVDLVRAVDHVLPAIEIVDSRIAGWDISIVDTVADNASSGLFVLGTTPRRLADVDLRLCGMVLEHAGEPVSVGAGAACLGNPLHALAWLAGTMARAGDPLRAGDVVLSGALGPMVPVTPGAAYEARISGLGSVRTCFSREAS
- a CDS encoding Lrp/AsnC family transcriptional regulator; amino-acid sequence: MDDMDWALLRELQADARLSFSELSRRVHLSPPAVAERVRRLEESGVITGYHAHVDLARAGRAVVALIRMSCYGSRCILNDPEVAGWAEIMEIHRITGDACSMLKVAAGSITEFERVIDRLAPYGQPSSTMVLSTPLTWHPVAPL
- a CDS encoding FAD-dependent oxidoreductase, which codes for MTERDEVAVVGAGLAGCLLACFLARRGYPVALYERRPDPRTGRVERGRSINLALSERGLDALRRIGLADRVLADALPMRGRMIHPVSGGQEFQSYSVSGDRAINSISRGALNNALLDAAAALPGVRIAFDHRLVGLDPTSGDLTFETPQGKVTAAASVVLGADGAGSAVRGQLLGYGVLTESLDFLDYGYKELTIPPIGGEFALDPGALHIWPRGTSMMIALPNPDRSFTCTLFWPTHGTASFASLGSPAAIERHFAEHYPDLVPLAPNLVDDYQHNPVGVLGTVRCTPWQVDGRVALVGDAAHAIVPFYGQGANCAFEDVVELDRCLDECGDEWSAALPRYQRRRQDNAEAIARMALANFVEMRDKVASPVFRTGKRIEHTLERALPGRYVSRYELVSFSTTPYAEVRRRVRRQHQAVGVAAAGVVALLAGAAGALIRRGRRG
- a CDS encoding 2-hydroxymuconic semialdehyde dehydrogenase, whose protein sequence is MAGTAPDGPGLLRNFVGGEFVDAGRPFTKRSPVTGEPVFEVAEADAATVDDAVAAARAALRGPWGRMGERERAEVLRRVADELERRFDDLVAAEVADTGKSISQARTLDVPRGAANFRAFAEIVATAPTESFTTVTPTGGRALNYAVRKPVGVVAVVVPWNLPLLLLTWKVAPALACGNAVVVKPSEETPASATLLAEVMAAAGVPDGVFNLVHGFGPDSAGEFLTRHPGVDAITFTGESATGSAIMRAAADGVKAVSFELGGKNAGLVFADADLDAAVAGSVRSSFTNGGQVCLCTERIYVQRPVFEEFTARLAKRAGELAYGWPADEATANMPLISHGHRDKVLGHYELARVEGAEVVAGGGVPRFGDARDGGAYVQPTVLTGLGPDARTNTEEIFGPVVHVAPFDDEDEAYALANGTEYGLAATVWTRDVGRAHRAGVRLDAGIVWVNTWFLRDLRTPFGGVKASGIGREGGVHSLDFYSELTNVCVDLS
- a CDS encoding tryptophan 2,3-dioxygenase, with the translated sequence MLAPAATPAVRPLTARQRAARAARNGGEPTLEFAERVPYDAYVRASTLHRLQQPITDDPGEMSFLMVSQIMELYFSLTCHELRHAQRELRANRVWDALPPLRRAALHLEGLNAAWQGLRWMTPADFNRFRNQLGEGSGFQSAMYRQLEFLLGLRDPALIRPFRRQTEVYAELTAALAAPSLWDDVVTLLARRGFDVPAELLARDLTVEHEAHPSVETAWVRIYADGTPENHLRLLGEALTEVAERFGDWRWHHLKAVQRAMGAKVGSGGSAGLAWLQRSMARVVFPELWSARTAM